Proteins from a genomic interval of Equus quagga isolate Etosha38 chromosome 11, UCLA_HA_Equagga_1.0, whole genome shotgun sequence:
- the UNC13D gene encoding protein unc-13 homolog D isoform X2 has protein sequence MSPVGQNRLSSWLPAGESPLEPPPCPLPTPPHPRSGAHSGKVVGENPTSQVGFPQSSHSWVQGLCGTVGWGQTRPLGPPSASSLGEILPGSQPVGERKVQEPGSRGLGALGPPRGPPQRGRAEQATMATLLSQPKRRPPLLRQAIKIRHRRGRVGDLQDPLPQRAQEIEPPSHHFSPEERALLYEEALYTVLHRLGQPEPNHVREASELLRYLQEAFHMEPQEHQQMLQQVQELEKPTFCLKATVKQAKGILGKDVSGFSDPYCLLGIEQGVGVPGGSPGSRRRQKAVVRHTIPEEQTHRTQVVTQTLNPVWDETFILEFEDISNASFHLDMWDMDTVESVRHKLGELTDLHGLRRIFKEARKDKGQDDFLGNVVLRLQDLHCREDQWYPLEPCTETYPDRGQCHLQFQLIHKRRATEASRSQPSYTVHLHLLQQLVSHEVTQHQAGSTSWDGLLSPQAATILFLHATQKDLSDFHQSMAQWLAYSRLYQSLEFPSSCLLHPITSIEYQWIQGRLKAEQLEELAASFSSLLAYGLSLIRRFRSVFPLSVSDSPARLQSLLRVLVQMCKMKAFGELCPNSTPLPRLVTEALRTGTVEWFHLKQQHHQPMVQGMLEAGKALLNLVQDIVGDLHQCQRTWNKIFHNALKIDLFSTAFLELQWLVAKRVQDHTAAVSGSVSPELGESLFQLYISLKELCQLGPIPSERDRALALDGFHRWFQPAIPSWLQKTYSVALARVQRAVQMDKLVPLGELTKHSTSAVDLSTCFAQISHTARQLDWPDPEEAFMITVKFVEDTCRLALVYCSLIKARARELSAGQKDQGQAANMLCVVVNDMEQLRLVIGKLPTQLAWEALEQRVGAVLEQGQLQNTLHAQLQGALAGLGHEIRTGVCTLAKQLEVGIATHIQKLVGIRESVLPEDAILPLMKFLEVELCYMNTNLVQENFSSLLTLLWTHTLTVLTEVATSQRNCPLASRRLKVVLQNLEICFYAEGCGLPPEALHTATFQALQRDLELQAASSQELIQKYFCSRIQQQVETTSEELGAVTVKASYSASEQKLRVELLSASSLLPLDSNGSSDPFVQLTLEPRHEFPELAPRETQKHKKELHPLFDETFEFLVPAEPCQKDGACLLLTVLDHDTLGADDLEGEAFLPLRSVPGLTGTQEPGEVPQIRLPLTYPAPNGDPILQLLESRKGDREAQVFVRLRRQRAKQASQHAPQPGR, from the exons ATGTCACCTGTGGGGCAGAACAGGCTGAGCAGTTGGCTGCCTGCTGGGGAGTCGCCTCTGGAgcccccaccctgtcccctgcccaccccaccccaccccaggtctGGGGCCCATTCAGGGAAGGTTGTGGGTGAGAACCCCACCAGCCAGGTTGGCTTTCCTCAGTCCTCACACAGCTGGGTGCAGGGCCTCTGTGGGACGGTGGGGTGGGGCCAGACCCGCCCACTGGGTCCACCTTCTGCCTCCAGCCTGGGAGAGATCCTCCCAGGATCCCagccagtgggagagagaaaggtgcAGGAGCCTGGGAGCCGGGGCCTCGGGGCCTTGGGGCCTCCAAG AGGGCCCCCgcagaggggaagggcagagcAGGCCACCATGGCGACACTCCTCTCCCAGCCCAAACGGCGCCCTCCCCTCTTGCGCCAGGCCATCAAGATAAGGCACCGCAGGGGCCGGGTCGGAGATCTGCAGGATCCCCTGCCCCAAAGGGCTCAAGAG ATTGAGCCTCCATCGCACCACTTCTCTCCTGAGGAG CGGGCCTTGCTCTACGAGGAAGCTCTCTACACCGTCCTGCACCGCTTGGGCCAGCCTGAGCCCAACCATGTGAGGGAGGCCTCTGAGCTGCTGCGATACCTGCAGGAG GCCTTCCACATGGAGCCTCAAGAGCACCAGCAGATGCTGCAGCAGGTCCAGGAGCTCGAG AAGCCAACATTTTGTCTGAAGGCCACGGTGAAACAGGCCAAGGGCATTCTGGGCAAGGATGTCAGTG ggtTCAGTGACCCCTACTGCCTGCTGGGCATTGAGCAGGGGGTAGGTGTGCCCGGGGGCAGCCCTGGGTCTCGGCGTCGGCAGAAGGCCGTGGTGAGGCACACCATTCCAGAGGAGCAGACCCACCGCACCCAGGTCGTCACCCAGACACTCAACCCTGTCTGGGACGAGACCTTCATCCT AGAGTTTGAGGATATAAGCAACGCGAGCTTTCATCTGGACATGTG GGACATGGACACCGTGGAGTCTGTCAGACACAAGCTTGGGGAGCTCACAGATCTGCATGGGCTGCGAAG GATCTTTAAGGAGGCCCGGAAGGACAAAGGCCAGGATGACTTCCTGGGGAACGTGGTTCTGAGGCTACAG GACCTGCACTGCCGGGAGGATCAGTGGTACCCCCTGGAACCTTGCACCGAGACCTACCCGGACCGCGGCCAGTGCCACCTCCAGTTCCAGCTCATTCACAAGCGG AGAGCCACTGAGGCCAGCCGCTCCCAGCCCAGCTACACGGTGCACCTCCATCTGCTGCAGCAGCTCGTGTCCCATGAGGTCACCCAGCACCAG GCTGGCAGTACCTCCTGGGATGGGTTGCTGAGTCCCCAGGCTGCCACCATCCTCTTTCTCCACGCCACGCAGAAGGACCTGTCAGACTTCCACCAGTCCATGGC GCAGTGGCTGGCCTACAGCCGTCTCTACCAGAGCCTGGAGTTCCCGAGCAGCTGCCTCCTGCACCCCATCACCAGCATTGAGTACCAGTGGATCCAGGGCCGCCTCAAGGCAGAACAG TTGGAGGAGCTGGCCGCCTCGTTCAGCTCCCTGCTGGCCTATGGCCTCTCCCTCATCCGGAGATTCCGGTCTGTCTTCCCCCTCTCTGTCTCCGACTCCCCGGCCCGACTGCAGTCTCTTCTAAG GGTCCTGGTACAGATGTGCAAGATGAAGGCCTTTGGAGAACTGTGCCCCAACAGCACCCCACTGCCCCGCCTGGTGACCGAGGCCCTGCGG ACTGGCACTGTTGAATGGTTCCACTTGAAGCAGCAGCACCATCAGCCCATGGTGCAG GGCATGCTGGAGGCAGGCAAGGCCTTGCTGAACCTGGTACAGGACATCGTTGGTGACCTGCACCAGTGCCAGCGCACATGGAACAAGATCTTCCACAA CGCCCTCAAGATCGACCTCTTCTCCACGGCTTTCCTGGAGCTGCAGTGGCTG GTGGCCAAGCGGGTGCAGGACCACACGGCGGCAGTGAGTGGCTCTGTGTCCCCAGAGCTGGGCGAGAGTCTGTTCCAGCTCTACATCAGCCTCAAGGAGCTCTGCCAGCTGGGCCCCATACCCTCGGAGAG GGACAGAGCTCTGGCCCTGGATGGTTTCCACCGCTGGTTCCAGCCGGCCATCCCCTCCTGGCTGCAGAAGACCTACAGTGTGGCCCTGGCGCGGGTGCAGCGAGCTGTGCAGATGGACaag CTAGTGCCCCTGGGTGAATTAACCAAGCATAGCACGTCGGCTGTGGATCTGTCGACCTGCTTTGCCCAGATCAGCCACACGGCACGGCAGCTGGACTGGCCTGACCCAGAGGAGGCCTTCATGATCACCGTCAAGTTCGTGGAG gaCACGTGTCGGCTCGCCCTGGTGTACTGCAGCCTTATAAAAGCCCGGGCCCGTGAGCTCTCTGCAGGCCAGAAGGACCAGGGCCAGGCAGCCAACATG CTGTGTGTGGTGGTGAATGACATGGAGCAGCTGCGGCTGGTGATCGGCAAGCTGCCCACCCAGCTGGCGTGGGAGGCGCTGGAGCAGCGGGTAGGCGCTGTGCTGGAGCAGGGGCAGCTGCAGAACACGCTGCATGCCCAGCTGCAGGGTGcgctggctgggctgggccacGAGATCCGCACCGGCGTCTGCACCCTGGCCAAGCAG CTGGAGGTGGGCATCGCCACGCACATCCAGAAACTCGTGGGCATCAGGGAATCCGTCTTGCCTGAGGAT GCCATTCTGCCCCTGATGAAGTTCCTGGAGGTGGAGCTCTGCTACATGAACACCAACCTGGTGCAGGAGAATTTCAGCAG CCTTCTGACCCTGCTCTGGACCCACACGCTCACAGTGCTCACGGAGGTGGCCACCTCCCAGCGGAACTGCCCCCTGGCCTCTAGGAGGCTGAAGGTTGTGCTGCAG AACCTGGAGATCTGCTTCTACGCAGAGGGCTGTGGCCTGCCGCCCGAGGCCCTGCACACGGCCACCTTCCAG GCTCTACAGAGGGATCTGGAACTGCAAGCAGCCTCCAGCCAGGAGCTCATCCAGAAGTACTTCTGCAGCCGCATCCAGCAGCAG GTAGAAACCACCTCTGAGGAGCTCGGTGCTGTCACGGTCAAGGCCTCCTACAGTGCGTCTGAGCAGAAGCTGCGTGTGGAACTGCTCAGCGCCTCCAGCCTGCTGCCTCTGGACTCCAATG GTTCCAGCGACCCCTTTGTCCAGCTGACCTTGGAGCCCAGGCACGAGTTCCCTGAGCTGGCGCCCCGGGAGACCCAAAAGCACAAGAAGGAGCTTCACCCACTGTTCGATGAGACCTTTGAGTT CCTGGTGCCTGCTGAGCCATGCCAGAAGGACGGGGCGTGCCTCCTGCTCACCGTGCTGGACCATGACACACTGGGGGCTGATGACCTGGAAGGGGAGGCCTTCCTGCCACTGCGCTCGGTGCCAGGCCTGACTGGGACCCAGGAGCCTGGCGAGGTGCCTCAGATCCGCCTGCCCCTCACCTACCCTGCACCCAATG GGGATCCAATTCTGCAGCTGTTGGAGAGCCGGAAGGGTGATCGCGAGGCCCAGGTGTTTGTGAGGCTGCGGCGGCAGCGAGCCAAGCAGGCCTCCCAGCATGCTCCTCAGCCAGGGCGGTAG
- the UNC13D gene encoding protein unc-13 homolog D isoform X1, giving the protein MSPVGQNRLSSWLPAGESPLEPPPCPLPTPPHPRSGAHSGKVVGENPTSQVGFPQSSHSWVQGLCGTVGWGQTRPLGPPSASSLGEILPGSQPVGERKVQEPGSRGLGALGPPRGPPQRGRAEQATMATLLSQPKRRPPLLRQAIKIRHRRGRVGDLQDPLPQRAQEIEPPSHHFSPEERALLYEEALYTVLHRLGQPEPNHVREASELLRYLQEPPTLLPHQAFHMEPQEHQQMLQQVQELEKPTFCLKATVKQAKGILGKDVSGFSDPYCLLGIEQGVGVPGGSPGSRRRQKAVVRHTIPEEQTHRTQVVTQTLNPVWDETFILEFEDISNASFHLDMWDMDTVESVRHKLGELTDLHGLRRIFKEARKDKGQDDFLGNVVLRLQDLHCREDQWYPLEPCTETYPDRGQCHLQFQLIHKRRATEASRSQPSYTVHLHLLQQLVSHEVTQHQAGSTSWDGLLSPQAATILFLHATQKDLSDFHQSMAQWLAYSRLYQSLEFPSSCLLHPITSIEYQWIQGRLKAEQLEELAASFSSLLAYGLSLIRRFRSVFPLSVSDSPARLQSLLRVLVQMCKMKAFGELCPNSTPLPRLVTEALRTGTVEWFHLKQQHHQPMVQGMLEAGKALLNLVQDIVGDLHQCQRTWNKIFHNALKIDLFSTAFLELQWLVAKRVQDHTAAVSGSVSPELGESLFQLYISLKELCQLGPIPSERDRALALDGFHRWFQPAIPSWLQKTYSVALARVQRAVQMDKLVPLGELTKHSTSAVDLSTCFAQISHTARQLDWPDPEEAFMITVKFVEDTCRLALVYCSLIKARARELSAGQKDQGQAANMLCVVVNDMEQLRLVIGKLPTQLAWEALEQRVGAVLEQGQLQNTLHAQLQGALAGLGHEIRTGVCTLAKQLEVGIATHIQKLVGIRESVLPEDAILPLMKFLEVELCYMNTNLVQENFSSLLTLLWTHTLTVLTEVATSQRNCPLASRRLKVVLQNLEICFYAEGCGLPPEALHTATFQALQRDLELQAASSQELIQKYFCSRIQQQVETTSEELGAVTVKASYSASEQKLRVELLSASSLLPLDSNGSSDPFVQLTLEPRHEFPELAPRETQKHKKELHPLFDETFEFLVPAEPCQKDGACLLLTVLDHDTLGADDLEGEAFLPLRSVPGLTGTQEPGEVPQIRLPLTYPAPNGDPILQLLESRKGDREAQVFVRLRRQRAKQASQHAPQPGR; this is encoded by the exons ATGTCACCTGTGGGGCAGAACAGGCTGAGCAGTTGGCTGCCTGCTGGGGAGTCGCCTCTGGAgcccccaccctgtcccctgcccaccccaccccaccccaggtctGGGGCCCATTCAGGGAAGGTTGTGGGTGAGAACCCCACCAGCCAGGTTGGCTTTCCTCAGTCCTCACACAGCTGGGTGCAGGGCCTCTGTGGGACGGTGGGGTGGGGCCAGACCCGCCCACTGGGTCCACCTTCTGCCTCCAGCCTGGGAGAGATCCTCCCAGGATCCCagccagtgggagagagaaaggtgcAGGAGCCTGGGAGCCGGGGCCTCGGGGCCTTGGGGCCTCCAAG AGGGCCCCCgcagaggggaagggcagagcAGGCCACCATGGCGACACTCCTCTCCCAGCCCAAACGGCGCCCTCCCCTCTTGCGCCAGGCCATCAAGATAAGGCACCGCAGGGGCCGGGTCGGAGATCTGCAGGATCCCCTGCCCCAAAGGGCTCAAGAG ATTGAGCCTCCATCGCACCACTTCTCTCCTGAGGAG CGGGCCTTGCTCTACGAGGAAGCTCTCTACACCGTCCTGCACCGCTTGGGCCAGCCTGAGCCCAACCATGTGAGGGAGGCCTCTGAGCTGCTGCGATACCTGCAGGAG CCTCCCACTCTCCTACCCCATCAGGCCTTCCACATGGAGCCTCAAGAGCACCAGCAGATGCTGCAGCAGGTCCAGGAGCTCGAG AAGCCAACATTTTGTCTGAAGGCCACGGTGAAACAGGCCAAGGGCATTCTGGGCAAGGATGTCAGTG ggtTCAGTGACCCCTACTGCCTGCTGGGCATTGAGCAGGGGGTAGGTGTGCCCGGGGGCAGCCCTGGGTCTCGGCGTCGGCAGAAGGCCGTGGTGAGGCACACCATTCCAGAGGAGCAGACCCACCGCACCCAGGTCGTCACCCAGACACTCAACCCTGTCTGGGACGAGACCTTCATCCT AGAGTTTGAGGATATAAGCAACGCGAGCTTTCATCTGGACATGTG GGACATGGACACCGTGGAGTCTGTCAGACACAAGCTTGGGGAGCTCACAGATCTGCATGGGCTGCGAAG GATCTTTAAGGAGGCCCGGAAGGACAAAGGCCAGGATGACTTCCTGGGGAACGTGGTTCTGAGGCTACAG GACCTGCACTGCCGGGAGGATCAGTGGTACCCCCTGGAACCTTGCACCGAGACCTACCCGGACCGCGGCCAGTGCCACCTCCAGTTCCAGCTCATTCACAAGCGG AGAGCCACTGAGGCCAGCCGCTCCCAGCCCAGCTACACGGTGCACCTCCATCTGCTGCAGCAGCTCGTGTCCCATGAGGTCACCCAGCACCAG GCTGGCAGTACCTCCTGGGATGGGTTGCTGAGTCCCCAGGCTGCCACCATCCTCTTTCTCCACGCCACGCAGAAGGACCTGTCAGACTTCCACCAGTCCATGGC GCAGTGGCTGGCCTACAGCCGTCTCTACCAGAGCCTGGAGTTCCCGAGCAGCTGCCTCCTGCACCCCATCACCAGCATTGAGTACCAGTGGATCCAGGGCCGCCTCAAGGCAGAACAG TTGGAGGAGCTGGCCGCCTCGTTCAGCTCCCTGCTGGCCTATGGCCTCTCCCTCATCCGGAGATTCCGGTCTGTCTTCCCCCTCTCTGTCTCCGACTCCCCGGCCCGACTGCAGTCTCTTCTAAG GGTCCTGGTACAGATGTGCAAGATGAAGGCCTTTGGAGAACTGTGCCCCAACAGCACCCCACTGCCCCGCCTGGTGACCGAGGCCCTGCGG ACTGGCACTGTTGAATGGTTCCACTTGAAGCAGCAGCACCATCAGCCCATGGTGCAG GGCATGCTGGAGGCAGGCAAGGCCTTGCTGAACCTGGTACAGGACATCGTTGGTGACCTGCACCAGTGCCAGCGCACATGGAACAAGATCTTCCACAA CGCCCTCAAGATCGACCTCTTCTCCACGGCTTTCCTGGAGCTGCAGTGGCTG GTGGCCAAGCGGGTGCAGGACCACACGGCGGCAGTGAGTGGCTCTGTGTCCCCAGAGCTGGGCGAGAGTCTGTTCCAGCTCTACATCAGCCTCAAGGAGCTCTGCCAGCTGGGCCCCATACCCTCGGAGAG GGACAGAGCTCTGGCCCTGGATGGTTTCCACCGCTGGTTCCAGCCGGCCATCCCCTCCTGGCTGCAGAAGACCTACAGTGTGGCCCTGGCGCGGGTGCAGCGAGCTGTGCAGATGGACaag CTAGTGCCCCTGGGTGAATTAACCAAGCATAGCACGTCGGCTGTGGATCTGTCGACCTGCTTTGCCCAGATCAGCCACACGGCACGGCAGCTGGACTGGCCTGACCCAGAGGAGGCCTTCATGATCACCGTCAAGTTCGTGGAG gaCACGTGTCGGCTCGCCCTGGTGTACTGCAGCCTTATAAAAGCCCGGGCCCGTGAGCTCTCTGCAGGCCAGAAGGACCAGGGCCAGGCAGCCAACATG CTGTGTGTGGTGGTGAATGACATGGAGCAGCTGCGGCTGGTGATCGGCAAGCTGCCCACCCAGCTGGCGTGGGAGGCGCTGGAGCAGCGGGTAGGCGCTGTGCTGGAGCAGGGGCAGCTGCAGAACACGCTGCATGCCCAGCTGCAGGGTGcgctggctgggctgggccacGAGATCCGCACCGGCGTCTGCACCCTGGCCAAGCAG CTGGAGGTGGGCATCGCCACGCACATCCAGAAACTCGTGGGCATCAGGGAATCCGTCTTGCCTGAGGAT GCCATTCTGCCCCTGATGAAGTTCCTGGAGGTGGAGCTCTGCTACATGAACACCAACCTGGTGCAGGAGAATTTCAGCAG CCTTCTGACCCTGCTCTGGACCCACACGCTCACAGTGCTCACGGAGGTGGCCACCTCCCAGCGGAACTGCCCCCTGGCCTCTAGGAGGCTGAAGGTTGTGCTGCAG AACCTGGAGATCTGCTTCTACGCAGAGGGCTGTGGCCTGCCGCCCGAGGCCCTGCACACGGCCACCTTCCAG GCTCTACAGAGGGATCTGGAACTGCAAGCAGCCTCCAGCCAGGAGCTCATCCAGAAGTACTTCTGCAGCCGCATCCAGCAGCAG GTAGAAACCACCTCTGAGGAGCTCGGTGCTGTCACGGTCAAGGCCTCCTACAGTGCGTCTGAGCAGAAGCTGCGTGTGGAACTGCTCAGCGCCTCCAGCCTGCTGCCTCTGGACTCCAATG GTTCCAGCGACCCCTTTGTCCAGCTGACCTTGGAGCCCAGGCACGAGTTCCCTGAGCTGGCGCCCCGGGAGACCCAAAAGCACAAGAAGGAGCTTCACCCACTGTTCGATGAGACCTTTGAGTT CCTGGTGCCTGCTGAGCCATGCCAGAAGGACGGGGCGTGCCTCCTGCTCACCGTGCTGGACCATGACACACTGGGGGCTGATGACCTGGAAGGGGAGGCCTTCCTGCCACTGCGCTCGGTGCCAGGCCTGACTGGGACCCAGGAGCCTGGCGAGGTGCCTCAGATCCGCCTGCCCCTCACCTACCCTGCACCCAATG GGGATCCAATTCTGCAGCTGTTGGAGAGCCGGAAGGGTGATCGCGAGGCCCAGGTGTTTGTGAGGCTGCGGCGGCAGCGAGCCAAGCAGGCCTCCCAGCATGCTCCTCAGCCAGGGCGGTAG
- the UNC13D gene encoding protein unc-13 homolog D isoform X3: MATLLSQPKRRPPLLRQAIKIRHRRGRVGDLQDPLPQRAQEIEPPSHHFSPEERALLYEEALYTVLHRLGQPEPNHVREASELLRYLQEPPTLLPHQAFHMEPQEHQQMLQQVQELEKPTFCLKATVKQAKGILGKDVSGFSDPYCLLGIEQGVGVPGGSPGSRRRQKAVVRHTIPEEQTHRTQVVTQTLNPVWDETFILEFEDISNASFHLDMWDMDTVESVRHKLGELTDLHGLRRIFKEARKDKGQDDFLGNVVLRLQDLHCREDQWYPLEPCTETYPDRGQCHLQFQLIHKRRATEASRSQPSYTVHLHLLQQLVSHEVTQHQAGSTSWDGLLSPQAATILFLHATQKDLSDFHQSMAQWLAYSRLYQSLEFPSSCLLHPITSIEYQWIQGRLKAEQLEELAASFSSLLAYGLSLIRRFRSVFPLSVSDSPARLQSLLRVLVQMCKMKAFGELCPNSTPLPRLVTEALRTGTVEWFHLKQQHHQPMVQGMLEAGKALLNLVQDIVGDLHQCQRTWNKIFHNALKIDLFSTAFLELQWLVAKRVQDHTAAVSGSVSPELGESLFQLYISLKELCQLGPIPSERDRALALDGFHRWFQPAIPSWLQKTYSVALARVQRAVQMDKLVPLGELTKHSTSAVDLSTCFAQISHTARQLDWPDPEEAFMITVKFVEDTCRLALVYCSLIKARARELSAGQKDQGQAANMLCVVVNDMEQLRLVIGKLPTQLAWEALEQRVGAVLEQGQLQNTLHAQLQGALAGLGHEIRTGVCTLAKQLEVGIATHIQKLVGIRESVLPEDAILPLMKFLEVELCYMNTNLVQENFSSLLTLLWTHTLTVLTEVATSQRNCPLASRRLKVVLQNLEICFYAEGCGLPPEALHTATFQALQRDLELQAASSQELIQKYFCSRIQQQVETTSEELGAVTVKASYSASEQKLRVELLSASSLLPLDSNGSSDPFVQLTLEPRHEFPELAPRETQKHKKELHPLFDETFEFLVPAEPCQKDGACLLLTVLDHDTLGADDLEGEAFLPLRSVPGLTGTQEPGEVPQIRLPLTYPAPNGDPILQLLESRKGDREAQVFVRLRRQRAKQASQHAPQPGR; the protein is encoded by the exons ATGGCGACACTCCTCTCCCAGCCCAAACGGCGCCCTCCCCTCTTGCGCCAGGCCATCAAGATAAGGCACCGCAGGGGCCGGGTCGGAGATCTGCAGGATCCCCTGCCCCAAAGGGCTCAAGAG ATTGAGCCTCCATCGCACCACTTCTCTCCTGAGGAG CGGGCCTTGCTCTACGAGGAAGCTCTCTACACCGTCCTGCACCGCTTGGGCCAGCCTGAGCCCAACCATGTGAGGGAGGCCTCTGAGCTGCTGCGATACCTGCAGGAG CCTCCCACTCTCCTACCCCATCAGGCCTTCCACATGGAGCCTCAAGAGCACCAGCAGATGCTGCAGCAGGTCCAGGAGCTCGAG AAGCCAACATTTTGTCTGAAGGCCACGGTGAAACAGGCCAAGGGCATTCTGGGCAAGGATGTCAGTG ggtTCAGTGACCCCTACTGCCTGCTGGGCATTGAGCAGGGGGTAGGTGTGCCCGGGGGCAGCCCTGGGTCTCGGCGTCGGCAGAAGGCCGTGGTGAGGCACACCATTCCAGAGGAGCAGACCCACCGCACCCAGGTCGTCACCCAGACACTCAACCCTGTCTGGGACGAGACCTTCATCCT AGAGTTTGAGGATATAAGCAACGCGAGCTTTCATCTGGACATGTG GGACATGGACACCGTGGAGTCTGTCAGACACAAGCTTGGGGAGCTCACAGATCTGCATGGGCTGCGAAG GATCTTTAAGGAGGCCCGGAAGGACAAAGGCCAGGATGACTTCCTGGGGAACGTGGTTCTGAGGCTACAG GACCTGCACTGCCGGGAGGATCAGTGGTACCCCCTGGAACCTTGCACCGAGACCTACCCGGACCGCGGCCAGTGCCACCTCCAGTTCCAGCTCATTCACAAGCGG AGAGCCACTGAGGCCAGCCGCTCCCAGCCCAGCTACACGGTGCACCTCCATCTGCTGCAGCAGCTCGTGTCCCATGAGGTCACCCAGCACCAG GCTGGCAGTACCTCCTGGGATGGGTTGCTGAGTCCCCAGGCTGCCACCATCCTCTTTCTCCACGCCACGCAGAAGGACCTGTCAGACTTCCACCAGTCCATGGC GCAGTGGCTGGCCTACAGCCGTCTCTACCAGAGCCTGGAGTTCCCGAGCAGCTGCCTCCTGCACCCCATCACCAGCATTGAGTACCAGTGGATCCAGGGCCGCCTCAAGGCAGAACAG TTGGAGGAGCTGGCCGCCTCGTTCAGCTCCCTGCTGGCCTATGGCCTCTCCCTCATCCGGAGATTCCGGTCTGTCTTCCCCCTCTCTGTCTCCGACTCCCCGGCCCGACTGCAGTCTCTTCTAAG GGTCCTGGTACAGATGTGCAAGATGAAGGCCTTTGGAGAACTGTGCCCCAACAGCACCCCACTGCCCCGCCTGGTGACCGAGGCCCTGCGG ACTGGCACTGTTGAATGGTTCCACTTGAAGCAGCAGCACCATCAGCCCATGGTGCAG GGCATGCTGGAGGCAGGCAAGGCCTTGCTGAACCTGGTACAGGACATCGTTGGTGACCTGCACCAGTGCCAGCGCACATGGAACAAGATCTTCCACAA CGCCCTCAAGATCGACCTCTTCTCCACGGCTTTCCTGGAGCTGCAGTGGCTG GTGGCCAAGCGGGTGCAGGACCACACGGCGGCAGTGAGTGGCTCTGTGTCCCCAGAGCTGGGCGAGAGTCTGTTCCAGCTCTACATCAGCCTCAAGGAGCTCTGCCAGCTGGGCCCCATACCCTCGGAGAG GGACAGAGCTCTGGCCCTGGATGGTTTCCACCGCTGGTTCCAGCCGGCCATCCCCTCCTGGCTGCAGAAGACCTACAGTGTGGCCCTGGCGCGGGTGCAGCGAGCTGTGCAGATGGACaag CTAGTGCCCCTGGGTGAATTAACCAAGCATAGCACGTCGGCTGTGGATCTGTCGACCTGCTTTGCCCAGATCAGCCACACGGCACGGCAGCTGGACTGGCCTGACCCAGAGGAGGCCTTCATGATCACCGTCAAGTTCGTGGAG gaCACGTGTCGGCTCGCCCTGGTGTACTGCAGCCTTATAAAAGCCCGGGCCCGTGAGCTCTCTGCAGGCCAGAAGGACCAGGGCCAGGCAGCCAACATG CTGTGTGTGGTGGTGAATGACATGGAGCAGCTGCGGCTGGTGATCGGCAAGCTGCCCACCCAGCTGGCGTGGGAGGCGCTGGAGCAGCGGGTAGGCGCTGTGCTGGAGCAGGGGCAGCTGCAGAACACGCTGCATGCCCAGCTGCAGGGTGcgctggctgggctgggccacGAGATCCGCACCGGCGTCTGCACCCTGGCCAAGCAG CTGGAGGTGGGCATCGCCACGCACATCCAGAAACTCGTGGGCATCAGGGAATCCGTCTTGCCTGAGGAT GCCATTCTGCCCCTGATGAAGTTCCTGGAGGTGGAGCTCTGCTACATGAACACCAACCTGGTGCAGGAGAATTTCAGCAG CCTTCTGACCCTGCTCTGGACCCACACGCTCACAGTGCTCACGGAGGTGGCCACCTCCCAGCGGAACTGCCCCCTGGCCTCTAGGAGGCTGAAGGTTGTGCTGCAG AACCTGGAGATCTGCTTCTACGCAGAGGGCTGTGGCCTGCCGCCCGAGGCCCTGCACACGGCCACCTTCCAG GCTCTACAGAGGGATCTGGAACTGCAAGCAGCCTCCAGCCAGGAGCTCATCCAGAAGTACTTCTGCAGCCGCATCCAGCAGCAG GTAGAAACCACCTCTGAGGAGCTCGGTGCTGTCACGGTCAAGGCCTCCTACAGTGCGTCTGAGCAGAAGCTGCGTGTGGAACTGCTCAGCGCCTCCAGCCTGCTGCCTCTGGACTCCAATG GTTCCAGCGACCCCTTTGTCCAGCTGACCTTGGAGCCCAGGCACGAGTTCCCTGAGCTGGCGCCCCGGGAGACCCAAAAGCACAAGAAGGAGCTTCACCCACTGTTCGATGAGACCTTTGAGTT CCTGGTGCCTGCTGAGCCATGCCAGAAGGACGGGGCGTGCCTCCTGCTCACCGTGCTGGACCATGACACACTGGGGGCTGATGACCTGGAAGGGGAGGCCTTCCTGCCACTGCGCTCGGTGCCAGGCCTGACTGGGACCCAGGAGCCTGGCGAGGTGCCTCAGATCCGCCTGCCCCTCACCTACCCTGCACCCAATG GGGATCCAATTCTGCAGCTGTTGGAGAGCCGGAAGGGTGATCGCGAGGCCCAGGTGTTTGTGAGGCTGCGGCGGCAGCGAGCCAAGCAGGCCTCCCAGCATGCTCCTCAGCCAGGGCGGTAG